In Pedobacter sp. WC2423, the following are encoded in one genomic region:
- a CDS encoding GntR family transcriptional regulator, with translation MKTADFFKFIHVDEYSATPKYLQLSDSIIEAIEDGILNKNDILPSINELSSVLEISRDTAEKGYKYLKKQGVILSVPGKGFYIDNTEFKKKIKIFLLFNKLSVHKKIIYDSFVAALGDDALIDFYIYNNDFSIFKKLILNKRTEYSHYVIIPHFVEGGEDAHQIINTIPTEKLILLDKKVPGVVGNYSAVYENFEKDIYRALIQAKEQLEKYHTLKLIFPQKSYFPNEIIDGFRRFCQQYAFNHLIVSDVENEIIQSGEAYINLMEDDLVVLIERILSMDLQMGKDVGVISYNETPLKKFLLNGITTISTDFKMMGTIAAEIIKSQNRQDQEAPFYLTLRPSL, from the coding sequence TTCTATTATTGAAGCGATAGAAGATGGTATTTTGAATAAGAATGATATCCTTCCTTCTATCAATGAGCTAAGCAGTGTACTGGAGATATCCCGGGATACAGCAGAGAAAGGGTATAAATATCTGAAGAAACAGGGAGTGATCTTATCCGTTCCTGGAAAAGGGTTTTATATTGATAATACAGAGTTCAAGAAAAAGATAAAAATATTCTTATTATTTAATAAGCTGTCTGTGCATAAAAAGATCATTTATGATTCTTTTGTGGCCGCGCTGGGGGATGATGCTTTGATTGATTTTTATATATATAACAATGACTTTTCGATCTTTAAAAAGCTGATTTTAAATAAAAGGACTGAATATTCTCATTATGTAATCATTCCGCATTTTGTGGAGGGTGGAGAAGATGCACATCAGATTATCAATACGATCCCTACTGAAAAATTAATCCTGCTGGATAAAAAAGTGCCGGGCGTGGTTGGTAATTATTCTGCGGTTTATGAGAATTTTGAAAAGGATATTTACAGGGCGCTGATCCAGGCAAAGGAACAGCTGGAGAAGTATCATACTTTAAAGTTGATATTTCCTCAAAAAAGTTATTTTCCAAATGAGATTATTGACGGATTCAGAAGGTTTTGTCAGCAGTATGCTTTTAACCATTTGATAGTTAGCGACGTGGAAAATGAGATTATTCAATCTGGGGAGGCTTATATCAATTTGATGGAAGATGACCTGGTGGTTTTGATTGAAAGGATTTTATCTATGGACTTGCAGATGGGAAAAGATGTGGGGGTAATTTCTTACAATGAGACACCGCTGAAAAAGTTTTTATTGAATGGAATTACAACGATTTCCACTGATTTTAAAATGATGGGTACGATTGCTGCGGAGATTATTAAAAGTCAGAACAGGCAGGATCAGGAGGCTCCGTTTTATTTAACGCTTCGGCCTTCTTTGTAA
- a CDS encoding type VI secretion system Vgr family protein has translation MENNLIKEISIGDKTISHFSSFTLQQHFNAHHYFELRFNHDEMGAPGLINLDNSRDFVGKTLSASFGYVLGKQQIFAGLVTKVELTQSNGYHGVLVVSGYSPTILIDRGPDLGSYLDKDLGTIVQLATHDTPANDLRIVTNATRKNPIDYVIQYRESDFEFLNRLSGEYHEWFFYDGMSLNFGKPDTQKEVSLFYGRDVNSLQYAMEVAPIKNKRFAYNPKQDEMLQSESSGKADGRPDLVHAINASNTTYSKTFNQPSLIRVDNGSDIKSMVDNEEKANISQLLKISASGDNPEVALGSIVDITMSLRQEVSFITESLGKFLITSVTHTIDDRGHYVNTFEGLVSTTERLVVKNYKRPDPDMQLADVLDNDDPQGQGRVKVKFKWACQTNDPSEWLRVMSPNAGSGDTGSNRGFHVIPEKGDQVMIAFEEGNIARPVVLGSVYHGKNGDSKGFKNSNVKGLSSRMGSCLTFDDLNHALHLGTDECNFIDIKNGDKEIEIVAHTKVIIRSGNSSITLNSDGTIDLIGNIINIQGKDAINANADPLKGAKVNIGSLENTTIAINASSKETKASGKITSSAKGEQKIEGGPVNIN, from the coding sequence ATGGAAAATAATTTAATCAAGGAGATCAGCATAGGGGATAAGACTATTTCTCATTTTAGCTCTTTCACACTTCAACAACATTTTAATGCGCATCACTATTTTGAACTCAGGTTTAATCATGATGAAATGGGCGCACCAGGGTTAATCAATCTGGACAACAGCCGGGACTTTGTAGGGAAGACATTAAGCGCGTCATTTGGCTATGTGCTTGGCAAACAGCAGATTTTTGCTGGTTTGGTCACTAAAGTTGAGCTGACACAAAGTAATGGATATCATGGTGTTTTAGTTGTAAGTGGGTATAGCCCGACTATACTGATTGACCGGGGGCCTGATTTGGGTTCTTATCTGGATAAGGATTTAGGCACCATTGTACAGCTGGCTACGCATGATACTCCTGCTAATGATTTGCGGATAGTAACCAATGCAACCAGAAAAAACCCTATAGATTATGTGATTCAGTATCGTGAGAGTGATTTTGAGTTTTTAAACCGGCTTAGTGGTGAATATCATGAGTGGTTTTTCTACGATGGTATGAGCCTTAATTTCGGTAAACCAGATACGCAGAAGGAAGTGAGTTTATTTTATGGGAGGGACGTGAATAGCTTACAATATGCAATGGAAGTTGCCCCGATTAAGAATAAAAGATTTGCCTATAATCCAAAACAAGATGAGATGCTGCAAAGCGAAAGTTCTGGTAAAGCTGATGGCAGGCCGGATCTTGTTCATGCGATAAATGCTTCAAATACGACTTATAGCAAGACCTTTAATCAACCTTCTTTGATTCGTGTAGATAATGGCAGCGATATTAAGAGCATGGTGGATAATGAAGAAAAAGCGAACATCAGTCAGCTGTTGAAAATAAGCGCAAGTGGTGATAATCCAGAGGTTGCGTTAGGGTCAATTGTAGATATCACCATGAGTCTCAGACAAGAAGTGTCCTTTATAACAGAAAGTCTGGGTAAATTTCTAATCACCTCAGTAACTCATACGATTGATGATCGGGGACATTATGTAAATACTTTTGAAGGATTAGTTTCTACCACAGAGCGTTTGGTGGTTAAAAACTATAAAAGACCTGATCCGGATATGCAGCTTGCTGATGTTTTGGATAATGATGATCCGCAAGGACAAGGTAGGGTGAAGGTAAAGTTTAAATGGGCTTGCCAGACCAATGATCCGAGTGAGTGGTTAAGGGTGATGAGTCCGAATGCAGGGAGTGGAGATACAGGGTCGAATCGTGGTTTTCATGTGATCCCTGAAAAGGGTGACCAGGTCATGATTGCTTTTGAGGAAGGGAATATTGCAAGACCGGTGGTTTTGGGTAGTGTTTATCATGGCAAAAATGGCGATAGTAAAGGGTTCAAGAATAGTAATGTGAAAGGGTTGAGTTCGAGGATGGGGAGTTGCCTGACTTTTGACGATTTGAATCATGCACTTCATCTGGGAACTGATGAGTGTAATTTTATTGATATAAAGAATGGGGATAAGGAGATTGAGATAGTAGCTCATACGAAGGTTATCATAAGATCTGGAAATAGCAGTATTACACTCAATTCTGATGGGACGATTGATTTAATTGGGAATATTATAAATATTCAGGGTAAGGATGCCATTAATGCAAATGCCGATCCGTTAAAAGGGGCGAAGGTAAATATTGGATCTTTAGAAAATACTACTATAGCTATTAATGCGAGTAGCAAAGAAACGAAGGCAAGCGGTAAAATTACCAGCAGTGCAAAAGGTGAACAAAAAATAGAAGGTGGACCCGTTAATATAAATTAG